Within the Saccharomonospora amisosensis genome, the region GTTCGTGTACGGGACCGTAACTGTCTCGGCGGAGGGCGCGTCGCACTGTCTCGGGTGGAATGTCGGGGAAGATCGCGCTCCATACGTCGTTGTCGTTCTCGTCGCTGCCGTGGCCGCTGATGATGTGGCCGATCTCGTGCAGAATGATGTGTTCTTGGTGGGCTGTGGTGGTGTCCTTCTGATACAGGATGTAGTCGGCGTCCACGGTAGCGATCCACAGGCCGAACACGCCGGGTGCCGGCAACGGGTAGGGGATGAGCTTGATGGGACGACGTCGATGCTCAGCCAGCCGGTCGCAGAGCACCCGCACATCGAGCGGTGTGTCGATGCGAAGCTCCCGCAGGAGTCTCCTCACTCCGCGGCGCAGTTGGAGGTCGTTACGCCACCCTCTGGCCCCGACCTCGCCTTTCATGACGATTCTGCCTGTGTGAACAGACGTCTGAGCTCAGCGGCGGTAGCCCATGGGTGACTGATCAGTCCGTTGTGTCCTCCGGGGAGTTCGATCAGGGTGCGGCCCAGTTCGTGTGCGAGGTGGGCGGCGCACCGGTACTCCCACTGGCCACGGGACGCCGTGCCACCGGTGGGGATGATCGTGGTCGAGCCTGCCACGGCCGCGATCTGGGCGGCATCCAAGGTCGCTGCTCGCACCGCGGGAAAGTCATGGTGAAAGAAGTGGCTGAGGGTGGTATCGATGTCGCCTATCGGCGGGGCCGGGCGAGCTCCCTCCTCGGCGACCGCCTGGCCGTTACCGGTGAGGGACGCCATGTGCCGAATAGCTGCCCGGACGTCCTGGCGAGCCAGGTCGGCCACCCGGTCCAGCGCCGCCTCCTGTGCCGGATCGTGGACCACGGCGCTCATCGGAGGCTCGTGCGCGACCAACGTTGCGACGAGCCCGGGATGCTGCACTGCCAGATGAAGCCCGATCAGCGCACCGATACTGGCGCCGACCACGCGGGCCGGTTCCCGGCACACCGCCGTCAACAGTGCCGCCGCGTCGGCGGCGTGCAGTGACATCGCGATCGGTGGCGCCTCGACGGAGGCGGGGCTTCGCGACAGGCCACGGCGATCGTAGGAGATCACCCGATAATGCTGTGCGAGTGTTTCGGCGAGTTGCGCGGTCGCGCCCGCCTCGCCCACACCGCCTTGAATGATCAGCACCGGAGGACCTTCGCCACACGACTCGTAGTAGAGCTCCGCGCCTTCGGTCGCGATCGTCCCCTGCTGCCCACGTTGCACTACCGACCGACTCCCCTGGTTGATGTCGATAAGCAATCATCGGCAATTCCGAGAATCCTTGTCCACGCCACAGCGACGCCGGACCACACGGTTCACCCGGACGAGTCGTCGGTATCCCGGTGAGCCTGGAAGTCGATGTACTCCATCACGCTACGTAGCTTGTCCGGGGAAAGCTGACTCGCGCGAGCGGCGATCCGCCGCACGTTGTTGTCCCCCAACTTCGCGAGCAGCTCGTGCTGCCGGTTCAGCTCCCGGCCTCTCGCGGAGTCGTTGAAGAACTCCAACTCGACACCGAAGAACGCGGCGATCTTCACCACGAGTCCATGGCTGGGCTCGGACTTGCCTTTGAGCAAGTCGTAGATGTAGCCCTTCGATACCCCGATTTTCTCGGCGACCTCCGCCTTCGAGTATTGCGTGCCGTCCTCGCGTTTCACGCTGCTGAAGAGGCGGTCGAACTTCATGGCGAACGTGTCGCCAGCTCGCTGTTCCGACGTGGCCAACTGCTCCCACACCTT harbors:
- a CDS encoding alpha/beta fold hydrolase, which encodes MQRGQQGTIATEGAELYYESCGEGPPVLIIQGGVGEAGATAQLAETLAQHYRVISYDRRGLSRSPASVEAPPIAMSLHAADAAALLTAVCREPARVVGASIGALIGLHLAVQHPGLVATLVAHEPPMSAVVHDPAQEAALDRVADLARQDVRAAIRHMASLTGNGQAVAEEGARPAPPIGDIDTTLSHFFHHDFPAVRAATLDAAQIAAVAGSTTIIPTGGTASRGQWEYRCAAHLAHELGRTLIELPGGHNGLISHPWATAAELRRLFTQAESS
- a CDS encoding helix-turn-helix domain-containing protein; translation: MATSEQRAGDTFAMKFDRLFSSVKREDGTQYSKAEVAEKIGVSKGYIYDLLKGKSEPSHGLVVKIAAFFGVELEFFNDSARGRELNRQHELLAKLGDNNVRRIAARASQLSPDKLRSVMEYIDFQAHRDTDDSSG